A single window of Leopardus geoffroyi isolate Oge1 chromosome D4, O.geoffroyi_Oge1_pat1.0, whole genome shotgun sequence DNA harbors:
- the CD4H9orf64 gene encoding queuosine salvage protein isoform X2 encodes MPLIEERHRILNETGKILLEKFEGSFLNCVRKSEKSAQKLMHLVVESFPSYRDVTQYEGKKISFYKRAQILVADTWSVLEGEGDGCFKDISSITMFADYRLPQVLVHLGALKYSKELLEKLLKGEMLSYGNRQEVEIRGCSLWCVELIRDCLLELIENKGEKTSGEINSILLDYYLWDYARDHREDMKGIPFHHTRCIYY; translated from the exons ATGCCTTTGATAGAAGAGAGGCATCGGATTCTTAATGAAACCGGGAAAATTCTGCTTGAGAAGTTTGAAGGCTCTTTTCTTAATTGTGTCCGAAAAAGTGAAAAAAGCGCTCAGAAGTTAATGCACCTGGTAGTCGAAAGCTTTCCTTCTTACAGAGATGTGACTCAGTATGAG gGGAAGAAAATTTCTTTCTACAAACGGGCCCAAATCCTCGTGGCAGATACGTGGAGTGTgttagagggagaaggagacggCTGCTTTAAGGACATCTCCAGTATCACCATGTTTGCTGACTATAGATTACCTCAGGTTCTTGTGCACCTGGGAGCCCTGAAATACTCAAAGGAACTACTGGAGAAGCTTCTCAAAG GAGAAATGCTCTCGTATGGGAATAGGCAAGAGGTGGAAATCAGAGGGTGCTCACTGTGGTGTGTTGAACTGATCCGGGATTGTCTTCTGGAGCTTATTGAAAACAAGGGTGAAAAAACCAGTGGCGAGATCAATTCCATTCTTCTGGATTATTACTTGTGGGACTATGCCCGTGACCACAGGGAAGATATGAAGGGAATTCCGTTTCATCACACGCGTTGTATTTATTACTGA
- the CD4H9orf64 gene encoding queuosine salvage protein isoform X1: MDGPLPPRESAKFIAENSRDVFIDGGGVRRVAQLLLAKASGPELRLGSWKALHELNPRAADEAAVNWVFVTDTLNFSFWSEHEEHKCLVGYRGKTYSGYWSLCAAVNRALDEGIPITSASYYATVTLDQVQHIFRSDTDVPMPLIEERHRILNETGKILLEKFEGSFLNCVRKSEKSAQKLMHLVVESFPSYRDVTQYEGKKISFYKRAQILVADTWSVLEGEGDGCFKDISSITMFADYRLPQVLVHLGALKYSKELLEKLLKGEMLSYGNRQEVEIRGCSLWCVELIRDCLLELIENKGEKTSGEINSILLDYYLWDYARDHREDMKGIPFHHTRCIYY, encoded by the exons ATGGACGGGCCCCTTCCTCCCAGGGAGTCTGCAAAATTCATTGCAGAGAACAGTCGGGATGTGTTCATCGACGGCGGAGGCGTGCGGAGGGTGGCCCAGCTGCTGCTCGCCAAGGCCTCGGGGCCCGAGCTGCGCCTGGGGAGCTGGAAGGCCCTTCACGAGCTGAATCCCAGGGCGGCCGACGAGGCCGCGGTCAACTGGGTGTTCGTGACAGACACGCTCAACTTCTCCTTCTGGTCGGAGCATGAGGAGCACAAATGTCTGGTGGGGTACAGGGGGAAAACGTACAGCGGGTACTGGTCCCTGTGCGCCGCGGTCAACAGAGCCCTCGACGAAG GGATCCCGATAACTAGTGCTTCCTACTATGCCACAGTGACCCTGGATCAGGTTCAGCACATATTCCGTTCTGACACGGACGTTCCCATGCCTTTGATAGAAGAGAGGCATCGGATTCTTAATGAAACCGGGAAAATTCTGCTTGAGAAGTTTGAAGGCTCTTTTCTTAATTGTGTCCGAAAAAGTGAAAAAAGCGCTCAGAAGTTAATGCACCTGGTAGTCGAAAGCTTTCCTTCTTACAGAGATGTGACTCAGTATGAG gGGAAGAAAATTTCTTTCTACAAACGGGCCCAAATCCTCGTGGCAGATACGTGGAGTGTgttagagggagaaggagacggCTGCTTTAAGGACATCTCCAGTATCACCATGTTTGCTGACTATAGATTACCTCAGGTTCTTGTGCACCTGGGAGCCCTGAAATACTCAAAGGAACTACTGGAGAAGCTTCTCAAAG GAGAAATGCTCTCGTATGGGAATAGGCAAGAGGTGGAAATCAGAGGGTGCTCACTGTGGTGTGTTGAACTGATCCGGGATTGTCTTCTGGAGCTTATTGAAAACAAGGGTGAAAAAACCAGTGGCGAGATCAATTCCATTCTTCTGGATTATTACTTGTGGGACTATGCCCGTGACCACAGGGAAGATATGAAGGGAATTCCGTTTCATCACACGCGTTGTATTTATTACTGA
- the HNRNPK gene encoding heterogeneous nuclear ribonucleoprotein K isoform X4, with translation METEQPEETFPNTETNGEFGKRPAEDMEEEQAFKRSRNTDEMVELRILLQSKNAGAVIGKGGKNIKALRTDYNASVSVPDSSGPERILSISADIETIGEILKKIIPTLEEYQHYKGSDFDCELRLLIHQSLAGGIIGVKGAKIKELRENTQTTIKLFQECCPHSTDRVVLIGGKPDRVVECIKIILDLISESPIKGRAQPYDPNFYDETYDYGGFTMMFDDRRGRPVGFPMRGRGGFDRMPPGRGGRPMPPSRRDYDDMSPRRGPPPPPPGRGGRGGSRARNLPLPPPPPPRGGDLMAYDRRGRPGDRYDGMVGFSADETWDSAIDTWSPSEWQMAYEPQGGSGYDYSYAGGRGSYGDLGGPIITTQVTIPKDLAGSIIGKGGQRIKQIRHESGASIKIDEPLEGSEDRIITITGTQDQIQNAQYLLQNSVKQYSGKFF, from the exons atggaaactgaaCAGCCAGAGGAAACCTTCCCCAACACTGAAACCAATGGTGAATTTG GTAAACGCCCTGCAGAAGATATGGAAGAGGAGCAAGCTTTTAAAAGATCTAGAAACACTGATGAGATGGTTGAACTACGCATTCTGCTTCAGAGCAAG AATGCTGGGGCAGTGATtggaaaaggaggcaagaatattaAGGCTCTCCGTACAGAC TACAATGCCAGTGTTTCAGTCCCAGACAGCAGTGGCCCCGAGCG CATATTGAGTATCAGTGCTGATATTGAAACAATTggagaaattctgaagaaaatcATCCCTACCTTGGAAGAG TACCAACACTATAAAGGAAGCGACTTTGACTGCGAGTTGAGACTGTTGATTCATCAGAGTCTGGCAGGAGGCATTATTGGGGTCAAAGGTGCTAAAATCAAAGAACTTCGAGAG AACACACAGACAACAATCAAGCTTTTCCAGGAATGCTGTCCTCATTCCACTGACAGAGTCGTTCTTATTGGAGGAAAACCTGATAGGGTTGTAGAGTGCATCAAGATCATCCTTGATCTTATTTCGGAG tctCCCATCAAAGGACGTGCACAGCCTTACGATCCCAATTTTTACGATGAAACCTACGATTATGGTGGTTTTACAATGATGTTTGATGACCGCCGTGGACGTCCTGTGGGATTTCCCATGCGGGGGAGAGGCGGTTTTGATAGAATGCCTCCTGGTCGGGGTGGGCGTCCTATGCCTCCATCTAGAAGAGATTATGACGACATGAGCCCTCGTCGAGGACCTCCTCCACCGCCTCCTGGACGAGGTGGCCGGGGTGGTAGCAGAGCTCGgaatcttcctcttcctcctccaccaccacctaGAGGAGG AGATCTAATGGCCTATGACAGAAGAGGAAGACCTGGAGACCGCTATGACGGCATG GTTGGTTTCAGTGCTGATGAAACTTGGGACTCTGCAATAGATACATGGAGCCCATCAGAATGGCAAATGGCATATGAACCACAG ggTGGCTCCGGATATG attattcCTATGCAGGGGGTCGTGGCTCATATGGTGATCTTGGTGGACCTATTATTACTACACAAGTAACTATTCCCAAAGAT tTGGCTGGATCTATTATTGGCAAAGGTGGTCAGCGGATTAAACAAATCCGTCATGAGTCAGGAGCTTCGATCAAAATTGATGAACCTTTAGAAGGGTCTGAAGATCGGATCATTACCATTACAGGAACACAGGACCAGATACAGAATGCACAGTATTTGCTGCAGAACAG tgtgAAGCAGTATTCTGGAAAGTTTTTCTAA
- the HNRNPK gene encoding heterogeneous nuclear ribonucleoprotein K isoform X2 translates to METEQPEETFPNTETNGEFGKRPAEDMEEEQAFKRSRNTDEMVELRILLQSKNAGAVIGKGGKNIKALRTDYNASVSVPDSSGPERILSISADIETIGEILKKIIPTLEEGLQLPSPTATSQLPLESDAVECLNYQHYKGSDFDCELRLLIHQSLAGGIIGVKGAKIKELRENTQTTIKLFQECCPHSTDRVVLIGGKPDRVVECIKIILDLISESPIKGRAQPYDPNFYDETYDYGGFTMMFDDRRGRPVGFPMRGRGGFDRMPPGRGGRPMPPSRRDYDDMSPRRGPPPPPPGRGGRGGSRARNLPLPPPPPPRGGDLMAYDRRGRPGDRYDGMVGFSADETWDSAIDTWSPSEWQMAYEPQGGSGYDYSYAGGRGSYGDLGGPIITTQVTIPKDLAGSIIGKGGQRIKQIRHESGASIKIDEPLEGSEDRIITITGTQDQIQNAQYLLQNSVKQYSGKFF, encoded by the exons atggaaactgaaCAGCCAGAGGAAACCTTCCCCAACACTGAAACCAATGGTGAATTTG GTAAACGCCCTGCAGAAGATATGGAAGAGGAGCAAGCTTTTAAAAGATCTAGAAACACTGATGAGATGGTTGAACTACGCATTCTGCTTCAGAGCAAG AATGCTGGGGCAGTGATtggaaaaggaggcaagaatattaAGGCTCTCCGTACAGAC TACAATGCCAGTGTTTCAGTCCCAGACAGCAGTGGCCCCGAGCG CATATTGAGTATCAGTGCTGATATTGAAACAATTggagaaattctgaagaaaatcATCCCTACCTTGGAAGAG gGCCTGCAGTTGCCATCACCCACTGCAACCAGCCAGCTCCCGCTCGAATCTGATGCTGTGGAATGCTTAAAT TACCAACACTATAAAGGAAGCGACTTTGACTGCGAGTTGAGACTGTTGATTCATCAGAGTCTGGCAGGAGGCATTATTGGGGTCAAAGGTGCTAAAATCAAAGAACTTCGAGAG AACACACAGACAACAATCAAGCTTTTCCAGGAATGCTGTCCTCATTCCACTGACAGAGTCGTTCTTATTGGAGGAAAACCTGATAGGGTTGTAGAGTGCATCAAGATCATCCTTGATCTTATTTCGGAG tctCCCATCAAAGGACGTGCACAGCCTTACGATCCCAATTTTTACGATGAAACCTACGATTATGGTGGTTTTACAATGATGTTTGATGACCGCCGTGGACGTCCTGTGGGATTTCCCATGCGGGGGAGAGGCGGTTTTGATAGAATGCCTCCTGGTCGGGGTGGGCGTCCTATGCCTCCATCTAGAAGAGATTATGACGACATGAGCCCTCGTCGAGGACCTCCTCCACCGCCTCCTGGACGAGGTGGCCGGGGTGGTAGCAGAGCTCGgaatcttcctcttcctcctccaccaccacctaGAGGAGG AGATCTAATGGCCTATGACAGAAGAGGAAGACCTGGAGACCGCTATGACGGCATG GTTGGTTTCAGTGCTGATGAAACTTGGGACTCTGCAATAGATACATGGAGCCCATCAGAATGGCAAATGGCATATGAACCACAG ggTGGCTCCGGATATG attattcCTATGCAGGGGGTCGTGGCTCATATGGTGATCTTGGTGGACCTATTATTACTACACAAGTAACTATTCCCAAAGAT tTGGCTGGATCTATTATTGGCAAAGGTGGTCAGCGGATTAAACAAATCCGTCATGAGTCAGGAGCTTCGATCAAAATTGATGAACCTTTAGAAGGGTCTGAAGATCGGATCATTACCATTACAGGAACACAGGACCAGATACAGAATGCACAGTATTTGCTGCAGAACAG tgtgAAGCAGTATTCTGGAAAGTTTTTCTAA
- the HNRNPK gene encoding heterogeneous nuclear ribonucleoprotein K isoform X1, whose amino-acid sequence METEQPEETFPNTETNGEFGKRPAEDMEEEQAFKRSRNTDEMVELRILLQSKNAGAVIGKGGKNIKALRTDYNASVSVPDSSGPERILSISADIETIGEILKKIIPTLEEGLQLPSPTATSQLPLESDAVECLNYQHYKGSDFDCELRLLIHQSLAGGIIGVKGAKIKELRENTQTTIKLFQECCPHSTDRVVLIGGKPDRVVECIKIILDLISESPIKGRAQPYDPNFYDETYDYGGFTMMFDDRRGRPVGFPMRGRGGFDRMPPGRGGRPMPPSRRDYDDMSPRRGPPPPPPGRGGRGGSRARNLPLPPPPPPRGGDLMAYDRRGRPGDRYDGMVGFSADETWDSAIDTWSPSEWQMAYEPQGGSGYDYSYAGGRGSYGDLGGPIITTQVTIPKDLAGSIIGKGGQRIKQIRHESGASIKIDEPLEGSEDRIITITGTQDQIQNAQYLLQNSVKQYADVEGF is encoded by the exons atggaaactgaaCAGCCAGAGGAAACCTTCCCCAACACTGAAACCAATGGTGAATTTG GTAAACGCCCTGCAGAAGATATGGAAGAGGAGCAAGCTTTTAAAAGATCTAGAAACACTGATGAGATGGTTGAACTACGCATTCTGCTTCAGAGCAAG AATGCTGGGGCAGTGATtggaaaaggaggcaagaatattaAGGCTCTCCGTACAGAC TACAATGCCAGTGTTTCAGTCCCAGACAGCAGTGGCCCCGAGCG CATATTGAGTATCAGTGCTGATATTGAAACAATTggagaaattctgaagaaaatcATCCCTACCTTGGAAGAG gGCCTGCAGTTGCCATCACCCACTGCAACCAGCCAGCTCCCGCTCGAATCTGATGCTGTGGAATGCTTAAAT TACCAACACTATAAAGGAAGCGACTTTGACTGCGAGTTGAGACTGTTGATTCATCAGAGTCTGGCAGGAGGCATTATTGGGGTCAAAGGTGCTAAAATCAAAGAACTTCGAGAG AACACACAGACAACAATCAAGCTTTTCCAGGAATGCTGTCCTCATTCCACTGACAGAGTCGTTCTTATTGGAGGAAAACCTGATAGGGTTGTAGAGTGCATCAAGATCATCCTTGATCTTATTTCGGAG tctCCCATCAAAGGACGTGCACAGCCTTACGATCCCAATTTTTACGATGAAACCTACGATTATGGTGGTTTTACAATGATGTTTGATGACCGCCGTGGACGTCCTGTGGGATTTCCCATGCGGGGGAGAGGCGGTTTTGATAGAATGCCTCCTGGTCGGGGTGGGCGTCCTATGCCTCCATCTAGAAGAGATTATGACGACATGAGCCCTCGTCGAGGACCTCCTCCACCGCCTCCTGGACGAGGTGGCCGGGGTGGTAGCAGAGCTCGgaatcttcctcttcctcctccaccaccacctaGAGGAGG AGATCTAATGGCCTATGACAGAAGAGGAAGACCTGGAGACCGCTATGACGGCATG GTTGGTTTCAGTGCTGATGAAACTTGGGACTCTGCAATAGATACATGGAGCCCATCAGAATGGCAAATGGCATATGAACCACAG ggTGGCTCCGGATATG attattcCTATGCAGGGGGTCGTGGCTCATATGGTGATCTTGGTGGACCTATTATTACTACACAAGTAACTATTCCCAAAGAT tTGGCTGGATCTATTATTGGCAAAGGTGGTCAGCGGATTAAACAAATCCGTCATGAGTCAGGAGCTTCGATCAAAATTGATGAACCTTTAGAAGGGTCTGAAGATCGGATCATTACCATTACAGGAACACAGGACCAGATACAGAATGCACAGTATTTGCTGCAGAACAG tgtGAAGCAGTATGCAGATGTTGAAGGATTCTAA
- the HNRNPK gene encoding heterogeneous nuclear ribonucleoprotein K isoform X3 codes for METEQPEETFPNTETNGEFGKRPAEDMEEEQAFKRSRNTDEMVELRILLQSKNAGAVIGKGGKNIKALRTDYNASVSVPDSSGPERILSISADIETIGEILKKIIPTLEEYQHYKGSDFDCELRLLIHQSLAGGIIGVKGAKIKELRENTQTTIKLFQECCPHSTDRVVLIGGKPDRVVECIKIILDLISESPIKGRAQPYDPNFYDETYDYGGFTMMFDDRRGRPVGFPMRGRGGFDRMPPGRGGRPMPPSRRDYDDMSPRRGPPPPPPGRGGRGGSRARNLPLPPPPPPRGGDLMAYDRRGRPGDRYDGMVGFSADETWDSAIDTWSPSEWQMAYEPQGGSGYDYSYAGGRGSYGDLGGPIITTQVTIPKDLAGSIIGKGGQRIKQIRHESGASIKIDEPLEGSEDRIITITGTQDQIQNAQYLLQNSVKQYADVEGF; via the exons atggaaactgaaCAGCCAGAGGAAACCTTCCCCAACACTGAAACCAATGGTGAATTTG GTAAACGCCCTGCAGAAGATATGGAAGAGGAGCAAGCTTTTAAAAGATCTAGAAACACTGATGAGATGGTTGAACTACGCATTCTGCTTCAGAGCAAG AATGCTGGGGCAGTGATtggaaaaggaggcaagaatattaAGGCTCTCCGTACAGAC TACAATGCCAGTGTTTCAGTCCCAGACAGCAGTGGCCCCGAGCG CATATTGAGTATCAGTGCTGATATTGAAACAATTggagaaattctgaagaaaatcATCCCTACCTTGGAAGAG TACCAACACTATAAAGGAAGCGACTTTGACTGCGAGTTGAGACTGTTGATTCATCAGAGTCTGGCAGGAGGCATTATTGGGGTCAAAGGTGCTAAAATCAAAGAACTTCGAGAG AACACACAGACAACAATCAAGCTTTTCCAGGAATGCTGTCCTCATTCCACTGACAGAGTCGTTCTTATTGGAGGAAAACCTGATAGGGTTGTAGAGTGCATCAAGATCATCCTTGATCTTATTTCGGAG tctCCCATCAAAGGACGTGCACAGCCTTACGATCCCAATTTTTACGATGAAACCTACGATTATGGTGGTTTTACAATGATGTTTGATGACCGCCGTGGACGTCCTGTGGGATTTCCCATGCGGGGGAGAGGCGGTTTTGATAGAATGCCTCCTGGTCGGGGTGGGCGTCCTATGCCTCCATCTAGAAGAGATTATGACGACATGAGCCCTCGTCGAGGACCTCCTCCACCGCCTCCTGGACGAGGTGGCCGGGGTGGTAGCAGAGCTCGgaatcttcctcttcctcctccaccaccacctaGAGGAGG AGATCTAATGGCCTATGACAGAAGAGGAAGACCTGGAGACCGCTATGACGGCATG GTTGGTTTCAGTGCTGATGAAACTTGGGACTCTGCAATAGATACATGGAGCCCATCAGAATGGCAAATGGCATATGAACCACAG ggTGGCTCCGGATATG attattcCTATGCAGGGGGTCGTGGCTCATATGGTGATCTTGGTGGACCTATTATTACTACACAAGTAACTATTCCCAAAGAT tTGGCTGGATCTATTATTGGCAAAGGTGGTCAGCGGATTAAACAAATCCGTCATGAGTCAGGAGCTTCGATCAAAATTGATGAACCTTTAGAAGGGTCTGAAGATCGGATCATTACCATTACAGGAACACAGGACCAGATACAGAATGCACAGTATTTGCTGCAGAACAG tgtGAAGCAGTATGCAGATGTTGAAGGATTCTAA